In Acidimicrobiia bacterium, the sequence GTGTCGTGGAGTCGCCCGCTCGGTGCAGTGCTCGCGGTGGCCGTGCTCGCGGTGTGGGCGCTCGCGTGGCGCCACCGCGACGAGCCGCGCATGGTCGAGGCCGTCGCGCCGATCGCGGCCGTCGCCGCATTCCTCGCCTTCTCGCCGATCCTGTCGCCCCAGTACGTGTGCTGGTTGCTCCCGTTCGGCGCGCTGGCAGCCGTCGAGGGGGTGCCCTCGCTCGCGCGGATGGTCGGCGCGGTCGTCGCGCTGTCGGCGATGCTGCTGTACCTCATCAAGGAGGTCATCTGGGGCGAGGACGGCGCCATGGCGATGCTGCTCGTGCGCAACGGCCTGGTCGTCGCCCTGTTCGTCGTGGGCCTCGTGATGCTCGCTCGCCGCCGCAGCGAGGCCGCGGCGGCCGCCACGCCGGTGCCGCACCGGCCCGCCGAGCAGGCCCTCCGGCTCCCGGCCTGATCGACGCCGACCGGGGATGAGGGCCGTCGCGGCCGTCCCGGCCCGCGACAATGGAGTGGTGCTGACCCGTCCGCCGGCCGGCTCGATCCCCGACGCCCCCGGCTCGTACCAGTTCAAGGACGCCCACGGCCGGGTGATCTACGTCGGCAAGGCGAAGAGCCTGCGCAGCCGCCTGTCGAACTACTTCGCGCCGCCGGCCACGCTGCCGGAGCGCACCCGGCAGATGGTCGCGGCCGCGGAGGCGGTCGAGTGGATCGAGGTCCGCAACGAGGTCGAGGCGTTCTTCCTCGAGTTCAACCTGATCCAGAAGCACAAGCCGCGCTTCAACATCCGGCTGAAGGACGACAAGTCGTACCCGTTCCTCGCGGTGACCCTCGACGAGGAGTGGCCGCGGGCGATGGTGATGCGGGGCGCGAAGCGCAAGGGGGTCCGCTACTTCGGCCCGTTCGCGCACGCGTACGCGATCCGCGAGACGCTCGACCTCCTGCTGCGCACCTTCCCGATCCGCACGTGCACGCGCGGGAAGTTCGACCGGCACCACCGGCTCGGTCGCCCGTGCCTGTACGCGCACATCGAGAAGTGCGTCGCGCCGTGCGTCGACGCGGTGACGCACGAGGAGTACGGCGTGCTCGTCGGCGAGCTGCTCGACTTCCTCGACGGCAACCACGCGCCGATCCTCGACCGGCTCGACAAGCAGATGCACGAGGCCGCCGACGAGCTCGAGTTCGAGCGCGCCGCGCGCCTGCGCGACCAGCTCACGTCGGTCCGCAAGGCCATCGAGCGCCAGCAGATGGTCGCGGCGCGCGAGGAGGACATCGACGTCATCGGCATCGCACAGGACCCACTCGAGGCGAGCGTGCAGCTCTTCCTCGTGCGGCGGGGCCGGGTCGTGGGCCGCAAGGGGATCGTCATCGACAAGGTCGAGGAGCTCGACGACCACGCCCTCGTCGGAAGGATCCTCGAGCAGCTCTACGGAGGCGCCGATACCGAGGACGTGCCGAAGGAGGTGCTCGTCCCCGTCGAGCCGGAGGACCGCGAGCTGTACGAGGAGTTCCTCGCGCTCGCGCGCGGCTCGAAGGTCCACGTACGCGTCCCGCAGCGGGGCGAGAAGCGCGCGCTGCTCGAGACCGTCACGAAGAACGCCGACGAGGCCTTCGTCCGCCACAAGCTGAAGCGCGCCTCGGACCACAACGCGCGCGCCCGCGCGCTGACCGCGCTGCAGGGCGCGCTCGGCCTGCCGGAGGCGCCGCTGCGCATCGAGTGCTTCGACATCTCGAACCTGCAGGGCACCGAGATCGTCGCGTCGATGGTGGTGATGGAGGACGGCCTCCCGAAGCGGTCCGACTACCGGCGGTTCAAGATCCGCCAGCAGGAGGGGCAGGACGACTTCGCCGCGATGGAGGAGGCGCTCACGCGCCGCTTCCGCAACTACCTGCGTGAGCGCGACGAAGGTGCCCGCGCCGGGAAGCGGTTCTCGTACCCACCGAACCTGCTGCTCATCGACGGCGGCAAGGGCCAGCTCAACGTCGCCGTGCGCGTCCTCGAGGAGCTCGGGCTCGAGGACATCTGCGTCGCGTCGCTCGCGAAGCGCTTCGAGGAGGTCTACCTGCCACGGGAGGCCGAGCCGGTGCGCATCCCGCGCGACTCCGAGGCGCTCTACCTGTTGCAGCAGGTGCGCGACGAGGCCCACCGGTTCGCGATCACGTACCACCGCAGCCTGCGCGGCAAGTCGATGACGCGTTCGATCCTCGACGACGTGCCCGGGCTCGGCCCGACGCGCCGCGCGCGGCTGCTCAAGGAGCTCGGCTCGGTGAAGCGGATCCGCGAGCTGTCGTCCGACGACCTGCACGCGCTCACGTGGCTCCCCGACAAGGTCGCCGACGCGGTCTACGCGCGTCTCCACCCGAACGAGGGGGTGCGCGCGTCGTGAGCAACCTCGACGTGACGATCATCACGGGGATGTCGGGTGCGGGGCGTTCCGAGGCCGCCAACGTGCTCGAGGACCTCGCGTACTTCGTCATCGACAACCTGCCGCCCGCGCTGATCACGAAGGTCGCCGAGCTCGCGAAGGGCGGCGACCGACCGCAGCGGTACGCGCTCGTCGTCGACGTGCGGTCGGGCGCGTTCATGGACGCGCTCACCGCCGCGCTCGACGAGCTCAGTGAGACCGGTGCGCGCACGCGCATCCTCTTCCTCGACGCGTCGGACGAGGCGCTCGTCCGGAGGTTCGAGGCGACACGCCGGCGTCACCCGCTCGCGGAGGGCGACCGCGTGCTGGAGGGGATCGCGAAGGAGCGCGAGCTGCTCGAGGAGCTGAAGGGCCACGCGGACGTGGTCGTCGACACGTCGGACCTGAACGTCCACCAGCTGCGCGACCGCCTCCACGAGCTGTTCGCCGACGCCGCGCCCGAGGGCTCGCTCCAGCCGAACATCGTGTCGTTCGGCTACAAGCACGGGCTGCCGCTCGACGTCGACCTGCTGTTCGACTGCCGGTTCCTGCCCAACCCGCACTGGGTCGAGGAGCTCCGCCCGCTCACCGGGCGCGAGGAGCCCGTCCGCACGTACGTGCTGGAGCAGCCCGAGACGGGGCCGTTCCTCGACGAGCTCGACCGGCTCCTCGACCTCCTGCTCCCCGCGTTCGTCCGGGAGGGCAAGTCGTACCTGACGATCGGGATCGGCTGCACGGGCGGCCACCACCGCAGCGTCGTCATCGCGGAGGAGCTCGCGAAGCGACTGCGCGCGCAGGGCTATCCCGTGCGCGTCACCCACCGGGACGTGAGCCGTGGGTGACGCGCCGCGCGTCGTCGCGCTCGGGGGCGGGCACGGTCTCGGGGTCGCGCTGCGCGCCATCCGCAGGTACGCCGGGACGGTCACGGCGGTCGCGAGCGTCGCCGACGACGGCGGGTCGTCGGGCCGCCTCCGCCGGGACTACGGCGTCCCCGCGCCCGGCGATCTGCGCAAGTGCCTGGTCGCGCTCGCGCCCGACGGGTCGCCGTGGGCGGAGGCGTTCGAGTACCGCTTCGACGCCGGCGACCTCCACGGTCACGCGCTCGGCAACCTGATGATCGTCGGGCTCACCGAGGTGCTCGGCGACTTCACGCGGGCGCTCGACGAGGCGGGCCGCGTCCTCGGCGCCACGGGCCGCGTGCTGCCCGCGACGACGGACCCCGTCGTGCTGAAGGCCGACGTCGAGGGCGTGCAGGTCGAGGGCCAGGTCGCCGTGCAGAACTCGCGGGGCCGGGTCCGCCGGGTCGAGCTCGTGCCGACGGACGCCGCCGCCTGCCCGGACGCCGTCGCCGCGATCCGCGAGGCCGATCAGATCGTGGTCGCGCCGGGCTCGCTGTTCACGAGCGTCATCCCCGTGCTGTGCATCGGCGAGCTGCGCGACGCGGTCGCGCAGGCCCGGGGCCGTGTCGTGCAGGTGTGCAACCTCCACCCGCAGGTCCCCGAGACCGACGGGCTCGACGCGACCGACCATCTCCGTGCCGTGCTCGACCACGGTGCGCGCGTCGACGTGTTTCTCTACCAGCGCGGGGGCATCCTGCGCGCGGACGACACCGAGATCGAGGCCCTGGGGGCCGTCCCCGTCGGTGCCGACCTGACCGAGCCCGGAACCCCCGGTCACGTGCCCGAACGACTGGCGACCGCGCTCCGCGCTCTGCTGTAGTCAACGGTTCCTTAACCCGGAGGCGACCAATGGCGGTACGAGTCGGGATCAACGGGTTCGGCCGGATCGGCCGGTCGTTCTACCGGGCGCTGCTGGCCCGGGGCGACGACGCGGGCGTCGAGCTCGTCGCGGTCAACGACCCGTTCGGCGACGCCGACACCATGGCGTTCCTGCTCAAGCACGACTCGGTCGGCGGGCTCCTGCCGAACGAGGTGAAGGCGAGCAACGGCGGGTTCTCGGTCGACGGGCGCGACGTCAAGAAGCTGGACGAGAAGGACCCCGCCGAGATTCCCTGGGGCGACAACGGCGTCGACGTCGTGATCGAGTCGACCGGCCTGTTCACCGCGCGCGCGAAGGCCGCCGGCCACCTGCAGGGCGGCGCGAAGCGGGTCGTGATCTCGGCGCCGAGCAGCGACGCCGACGTGACGATCTGCATGGGTGTCAACGACGAGGTGTACGACCCGTCGAAGCACACGGTCATCTCGAACGCGTCATGCACGACGAACTGTCTCGCGCCGCTCGCCAAGGTGATGAACGACCGCTTCGGGATCGCGCACGGGCTCATCACGACCGTCCACGCGTACACGAGCGACCAGCAGCTCCAGGACCAGGCGCAGGCGTCGCGCAGCGGCAAGGTCGACCTGCGCCGGATGCGCGCCGCGGCGCTGTCGATCGTCCCGAACACGACCGGTGCGGCACGCGCGATCGGTCAGGTGCTGCCCGAGCTGAACGGCCGTCTCGACGGGATGGCGTTGCGCGTCCCCGTGCCGACGGGCTCCATCACGGATCTCGTCGTCGAGCTCGAGAACCCCGCGAGCCTCGACGACGTCAACGGCGCGTTCGCGGAGGCGTCCTCCGACGCGAGCTACCGCGGCGTGCTCGAGTACAACGACGAGCCACTCGTGTCGGCCGACATCGTCGGCAACCCGTCGTCGTGCATCTTCTCGGCGCGCGACACGATGGTGAACGGCGGGATGGCGAAGGTGCTCGGCTGGTACGACAACGAGTGGGGCTACTCGAACCGCCTCGTCGACGTGGTCGCCTTCGTCGCGCAGTAGCGCGCACCCCGGACCGGTGGACCTCCCGCGTCTGGAGGACCTGCCGCCCCTGGACGGGCGGCGCGTCCTCGCCCGCTTCGACTTCAACGTCCCGTTGCGTGACGGCGAGGTCGACGACGACCTGCGCATCGTGAGCGCCCTGCCGACGCTGCGATGGCTGCTCGACCACGGCGCCGCGGTCGTCGCGTGCTCGCACCTGGGCCGTCCGAAGGGCGAGCCCGATCCGGGCCTGTCGATGCGTCCGGTCGCGGCGCGCCTGGGCGACCTGCTCCAGCGGCGCATCGTGCTCGCGCCGGCCGTCGTCGGCCCGACGGTGCAGACGCGCGCGGACGCGCTCGGGCCCGGTGACGTGCTCCTCCTCGAGAACCTGCGGTTCGAGCCGGGGGAGAAGGCGAACGACCCCGCGTTCGCGGCCGCGTTGAGCGCGCTCGGTGATGTGTACGTGAACGACGCGTTCGGCGCGTCGCACCGCGCGCACGCGTCGATCGTCGGCCCGCCGCAATGGCTGCCGAGCGCGGCCGGTCGGCTGCTCGCGCGCGAGGTCGACGTGCTGACCGGTCTCCTGCACGACCCGAGACGGCCGTTCCTCGCGGTGCTCGGCGGCGCGAAGGTCAGCGACAAGCTCGGTGTGATCGACGCGCTGCTCGACCGCTGCGACACGATCCTCGTCGGCGGCGCGATGGCGTTCACGTTCCTGCTCGCGCAGGGGTTCGCCGTCGGCGACTCGCTCGTCGAGCCCGAGCGCGCCGACGACTGTCGCCGTCTCCTCGCGACCGATCGCGTCCGCGTGCCCGTCGACGTCGTCGTCGCGCGCGAGACCACAGCCGACACGGAGACGCGTGTCGTACCGGCGTCGGCGATGCCCGACGGATGGAAGGGTCTCGACATCGGGCCCGAGACCGCGGCGATCTTCGCCGACGCGATCGCGGCCGCGGGCACCGTCCTGTGGAACGGCCCAATGGGCGTGTTCGAGGTCGAGCCGTTCGCGGCGGGCACGCACACCGTCGCCGATGCCGTCGCCGAATGCCGGGGCTTCACGGTCGTCGGCGGCGGCGACAGCGCGGCCGCGATCCGCCAGATGGGCCTGGCCGATCGCGTCGACCACGTGAGCACCGGCGGCGGCGCGTCGCTCGAGCTCATCGAGCGGGGCGACCTGCCCGGCCTCGAGGCACTGCGCGAGAGCCGCGCCCGCACTGCGAAGGGAACTGCATGACGTCACCCGGCCGCCGGCCGCTGATCACCGGCAACTGGAAGATGCACCACGACCACTACGTCGCGATCCAAGTCGTGCAGAAGCTCTCCTACCGGCTCGACGAGAGCGACTACGAGCGCACCGACGTCGTCGTCGCACCGCCGTTCACCGATCTGCGCACGCTCCAGACGCTCATCCAGGCGGACAAGCTCCCGATCGGCCTCGGCGCGCAGGACTGCCACTGGGAGCCGCAGGGCGCGTTCACGGGCGAGGTGAGCTGTCCGATGCTCGCCAAGCTCGACGTGTCGTACGTGATCGTCGGGCACTCGGAGCGCCGGCAGCTCTTCGGCGAAACCGACGAGATCGTCAACAAGAAGGTGCGGGCCGTGCTCGGCGCCGGCATGACGCCGACACTGTGCTGCGGCGAGACCCTCGACGAGCGGCAGGCCGGCATCACCGAGGACAAGGTCCGCACCCAGGTGCTGACGGGGTTCGACGGCGTGAAGGCCGAGCAGGTGGCGGGCTCGGTCGTCGCGTACGAGCCGATCTGGGCCATCGGGACGGGCCACAACGCGACGCCCGACGACGCGAACGAGACCATCGGCGCGATCCGGACGGCCATCCGGGAGCGGTTCGGCGGCGACGTCGCCGACGCGGTCCGCATCCAGTACGGCGGGAGCGTGAAGCCCGGCAACATCGGCGAGCTCATGGCCCGGCCCGAGATCGACGGCGCGCTCGTCGGCGGAGCGTCCCTTGACCCGGACGAGTTCGCCCGGATAGTACGATTCTGGGTCTAGCCCGCAGCGGCCGGGGCGTTCGTCGCGTCGCCTCGCGGCGATTCGCCGGGCGATTCGCCGCCGCGAGCCGACGGGTGAGGGCGCAAGGCGCCGTCCCGCGTGCTCGCCGTGTTACCGTCCTCCGGCTCGTCGGAAAGGAGCAGGCCGCGTGATCAACGCGATCCTCGTCGTGATCCAGGTCATCGTGTCGATCGCGCTGATCGTCCTGATCCTGCTCCACTCCGGTCGCGGCGGCGGGCTCTCCGACATGTTCGGCGGGTCCATGGGTGGGTCGATGGCCGGGTCCACCGTCGTCGAGCGCAACCTGGACCGGATCACGGTCGTGATGTCGGTGATCTTCGCGTTCACGACGATCCTGCTCGCCCTGCGGCTGAAGTAGCGCCGCGTCCGCCGGGCGGCTCGCGCGGCGTGCCCGGACCGGAGATGCAGCTCGTCGGGAGGTTGTCGAGGGTGGTGCGCGGTTCCCAACGCGGCTCGTCGCGACGGTGGCTCGCGGCCGTCGCGACCGTCGCGGTCCTCGCGTTCGTGGCGTCCGCGTGCTCGGGCGGCGGCTCGAAGTCGAAGTCGTCCGGGACGTCCACGCCGTCGACGACCGTCCCGAACGGCGGGACGCTGACGGTCGGCGCCGAGCAGGAGCCGAGGTGCACCGACTGGATCGACGCGTGCTCGAGCCAGATCTGGGGCTCGTGGATCCTCGAGGCCCAGACGATGCCGCGCGCGTTCGACGTCGTGCGCAAGGGCGGCGACTGGGTGTACCAGCCGAGCAACCTGCTCACCGGCGAGCCCGACGTGCAGACCTCCCCGAAGCAGGTCGTGACGTACCACATCGACCCGCAGGCGCGGTGGTCCGACGGGCAGCCGATCACGTCGGCCGACTTCCGGTACACGTGGGATCAGGTCGCGCACGGCGAGAACATCTACGACCAGACCGGCTACCAGAACATCGCGAGCGTCGACACGCCCGACCCGCGCACCGCGGTGGTCACGTTCGCCCGGTCGTACGCGGCGTGGAAGGGGCTCTTCGGCGGCCTGTACGGCATCTTCCCGTCCCATCTCCTGCAGGGGACGGACCGCGACGCCGCGATGAAGAACGGCTACACGTGGTCGGGCGGCCCGTGGCGGCTCGAGAGCTGGCAGCGGGGGACGAGCATGACGCTCGTCCCGAACGAGCAGTACTGGGGACCGAAGCCGCACCTCGACCGCGTCGTGTTCCAGTTCCTCGCGACGACGACGTCCGAGTTCGACGCGTTCAAGGCCGGAACGGTTCAGGCGTTGTACCCGCAGCCCGAGCTCGACGTCGTCAGCGCGATCCAGCAGGGGTTGGCCGGCGCGAGCTCGAAGTTCACCGCCGACACCGGCAACCTCGAGGCGCTCTGGTTCAACAACGCGAGCCCGCCGCTCGACTCGTTGCCCGTCCGCCAGGCGATCGCGTACTCGCTCGACCGTGACCAGATCGTCGAGCGCCTGTTCGGCATGCTCGGCGTCCATCACCCGATGCAGACGCTCGACGCGCCCACGCTCGCGCCCTACACGGACACGAACGCGTTCGCGGGGTACCGGCTCGACCTCACGAAGGTCGACACCCTGATGACCGGCGCGGGATGGGCCAAGGGTGCGGACGGTGTGTGGGCGAAGGCCGGGAAGCCGATCTCGCTGCAGCTGCTGACGAACGCGAACAACCAGCGCCGATCGCTCACGATGCAGCTCGTGCAGGACCAGCTGCGGAGAGCCGGGTTCGCGTCGACGCTGCGCACCGTGAGCTCGAACGACCTCGGCAGCGTCGTCGCGTCGGGCGACTTCCAGGTCGCGCTCTACGCGCAGGTGCTCACGCAGCTCGACCCGGCCGACTGCTCGATCTTCTGCTCAGCCAACATCCCGACGCCGGCCAACGGCAACTCGGGCCAGAACTGGCAGCGCGTGAACATCCCCGACCTCGACCCGCTGCTGCAGACCGTCGAGAGCAGCCTCGACGAGGCGGCGCGGCAGAACGCGGGCAAGCAGGCCGCCAAGATCGAGGCTGCGAACATGATCGCGTTGCCGCTGGACCCGCTCCCGAACATCCTGCTGTGGAGCAAGCGGATCGTCGGGCCGGTCGACGACAACCCGATCTACTCGATGTTCGTCAACATGAACGAGTGGGGGATCCGCCCGTAGCGCGGGTGCTCCGATGCCGCCACCGCGACGCCGTCTGACCCCCGCGCTCGTCGTCGTGCTGCTCACGGGCGCGCTGTTGACGGCGTGCTCGGGAGGGAGCAGCCGCGACACCGCGGCCACGAAGCCGCTTCACGGCGGCGTGCTGCGCGTCGGTGTGGTCGGGCTCGCGAGCCTCGACCCGACGCGGGGCGAGAACCCCGCGAGCGCGCTCGCGGCGTCGTTGCTGTTCCAGCCGCTCGTCGGCCTCGACCCGGTCACGTCGAACCCGGTTCCCGGGCTGGCACGCGCGTGGCACGCGAACCCGACCGCAACGGTGTTCACGTTCGACCTGCGCGCCGACGCGCGCTTCCACGACGGCACGCCCGTCACCGCGGCCGACGTGAAGGCCACGATCGATCGCGTGCGCGCGCCGGGCAGCGGTTCGCCGTTCGCCGGCATCCTCGCGGTCGTCCACGACGTGGCCGCTCCCGACGCGCACACCGTCGTCGTGACGACGACACGCCCGTTCGCGGTGCTGCCCGCCGTCTTCTCGCAACCGGGCCTGGGCATCGAGCCGCGCGCGCTCGCCGCGAACCCCGCCCGTCTCGCGGCGTCGCCGATCGGCTCCGGGCCGTTCCGGTTCGTCGAACGGAACGCATCGACGATCGTGCTGCGCGCGGTGCGGACGGCACCGAGGTCGTCGCCGTGGCTGGACGAGATCGACCTCGTCCCGTTCCCGACCGTCGCTGCCGCGTACGCCGCGTACCAGGCTCGGAAGCTCGACGTCGCGCCGCTCACGCGTGCGGAGTCGGAGGACGCCGACCGTCGTGGTGAGCGACTCGTCGCGGGCCCATACCTCGCGGTCAGCTTCTACGCGTTGAACCTGCGCGACCCGAAGCTCGCCGACGTGCGCTTCCGTGAGGCGATCGTGCGCGCGCTCGACGCACGTTCGCTGGTGCGCGCGGGGTACGGCGCGACCGCGCAGGTCGCGGGCGGTCTGATCCCGCTCGGAGTGCCCGCCGGACCGACGAACGCGTGTCGCGGCCGTTGCGACTACGACCCGGCCGAGTCGCGCCGTCTGCTCGCTGCGGCGTTCCCCGACGGCAAGGTGCCCGGGATCGGGATCGACTTCGACGACGACCCGATCCAGCGCGCGGTCGCGACCGAGGTGCAGCAGCAGCTCGGGGCGGTCGGCATCCCCGCGGTCGCGCGTCCGCATGCCGTCGCGGACTACAGCGCGTTCGTCGTGTACGGCGGTGTCGAGCTGTTCCGCCTCGGCTGGGTGGCGGACTACCCGAGCAGCGAGGCGTTCCTCGGCCCGCTGTTCACGGCCGGGTCGCCGACGAACGTGTTCGGGTTCCGGAGCACCGCATTCGCGGACGCGTTGCGCGCGGCGGAAGGGGAGCAGGACGGGCGTCGCCGCGTCGCCGACTTCGCGCGCGCGGAGGCCGCGGTCCTCGACCAGTACGTGACCGCGCCGGTCGCGCAGTTCGAGACCCGCATGGTCGTCGGGCCCCGGGTGCGCGGGATGCGGCTCGACCCGTACGGCGCGTTCGACGGCGGCGCGGTCTGGCTCGCGCCGCGGCCCAGCAAGGGGTGACCGGCGCGCTCGCGGCGCGGGTATCGTGGCGGGTCACGTCGGAGTGGCGGAATCGGCAGACGCGCTAGCTTGAGGGGCTAGTGCCCGCAAGGGCGTGGGGGTTCAAGTCCCCCCTCCGACACGAGCCGGCGTCGCGCGGGACGCGCGATCAATCACCGGCCGCGGCGAGCGCGCCCTCCAGTTGCCCGACGCCGAGATGCTGGGCCCGCAACAGCGCGAGCAGATGGACGAGGTCGTCGTAGAGCGTCGGGCGCCAGTGCATCAGGATGATGTCGCCGGGTTGGAGGCGACCGCCCTGCGCGGCGAGCTTGCCGTCGCTCAACGTCGCCCGCCACAGGACGACGGCGTGGATCCCGCACGTCGCGGCCGCGTAGCGCGTCGCTTCGTCGTAGTCGCCGTACGGCGGCCGGAACAGCGTCGGACGCGTCCCGAACCAGGTCGCGAACTCGTCCAACGGGCCGCAGATCTCGTGCTCCTGGTCCGCGAGGTCCAGCTGCTGGAGATGCGGGTGCGTGATCGTGTGGTCCTCGATGCGCGCGCCCGCAGCCTGGAGGGCGCGCCAGTATGCAAGACCGGCGAGCGCGGGGCCGCGGATCACGAACGCGGTGATCGGCAGGTGCAGCAGCTTCACGAGCGCGAGCACGCGCGGATCGCGCGTGTAGCCGTCGTCGATCGTGATGAACACGACGGGCGCGTGCACCGCGACCCGGCTGACGACGGGTGCCCGCGGGCCCGGCGGCAGCGTGGTCGTCGTCGTCGACGCGACCGTCACCGGCGCGCGCGTGACCGGCACCGTGTGCGGGGTCGTCCGCGACGGAGGTCGGTCGGACGCGCGGCGGCCTCCGGCCGACGTGCACGCCGACACGAGCACGATCGACGCGACCGCGAGGGCACCGGCCGCGACCCTTGTCCGCACGCCGAGATTCTGGCGCCCGGAACGCCCCTCGAGGACAGGGCCCGTCGTCCACGGGACCGGGGAGCGGTAGCCTGCGAGCTGACGTTCACGTCAGGAACGACCCCCCCGCGGAAGAGGTGCCGAGTGGAGCTGCCGAAGATCATCAGCGTCGACGACCACGTCGTGGAGCCGCCGCACGTCTGGCAGACCTGGCTGCCGGCGAAGCACCGGGAGAAGGGGCCGCGCGTCGAGCGCAAGCGCTGGGGAGCGTTCCGGCTCCGGCGCGGCGCGAAGTACGAGATGACCGAGGACCCCGACGGCGAGTGGGGCGACGCCTGGATCTACGAGGACAAGGTCATCTACGTCCAGAAGAAGTTCGTCGCGATCCCGAAGTCGGCGACGCCCGGCGACGACCTCTCGAAGTTCGACAAGACGGTCATGACGATGACCGCGACGACGTACGACGACATGCGTCCCGGCTGCTACGACGCCAAGGAGCGCAAGAAGGACTTCGAGCTCAACTGGGTCGACGCCTCGCTGCCGTTCCCGACGTTCCCGCGGTTCTGCGGGCAGACGTTCTACGAGGCCGACGACAAGGACCTCGCGCTGGCGTGCGTGCGCGCGTACAACGACTGGATGGTCGAGGAGTGGTGCGACCCGTCGATCGGCGTCAACATCCCGCTGTGCATCATCCCGCTGTGGGACGTGCAGCTCGCCGCCGCGGAGATCGAGCGGAACGCGGCGCGTGGCGTGCGCGCGGTGTGCTTCTCGGAGCTGCCGACGAAGCTCGACCTGCCGAGCATCCACACCGGCTACTGGGACCCGATGTTCCAGGTGTGCGCCGACACCGGCACGACCGTGTGCATGCACGTCGGGTCGTCGTCGACCGACCCGTTCTCGTCGCCCGACGCCCCGAAGGGCGTCGGCAGCATGGTCGCGTTCAACAACTCGATGGCATCGCTCGGCGACTACCTCTTCGGCGGGATCATGCACCGCTTCCCGAAGCTGAAGATCGCGTACTCCGAGGGCCAGATCGGGTGGATCCCCTACGCTCTCGAGCGGGCCGACACGGTGTGGGAGGAGCACAACGCGTGGCAGAACTCCAAGCGGCTGTGTCCCGAGCCCCCGTCGACCTACTACTACGGCCGGGTCTTCGGGTGCTTCACGTGGGACCGGCACGGCGTGCGCTCGCTCGACGAGGTCGGTGAGCACCAGATCTGCTTCGAGACCGACTACCCGCACACCGACACGACGTGGCCGAACTCGAAGGAGTACTGCGAGAAGATGCTCGCCGGCGTGGACGACGAGCAGCAGCGCTACAACATCCTGCGCGGCAACGCGATCCGGATGCTCGAGCTCGACCGCGTCTGACGCACGTCGTCAACGTGCTCGCTCGGGCACGTCGTCGAACGCCTCGGCGAGGTCGATGACGACCTCGCCGTCGTCCGTCTCACCGGACGACGAACCGCGCGGGCGCGTGACCACGACCTGCACGGTCGCGATCACGAGCACGGCTCCAGATCGTGTCGCCGATCGCCCCGGCGACGAGCGCGACAGACTCGACACGAAGGCTTCGTAGCGGCACGCTGGCCACGATGCGTCGCCCCTGGGCGGTCCGCGCGGCCCGGGTCACGAGCTCGTTGCTCCTGGGCGTCCCGCTCCTGACGACCGCCGTCCCGCGCGCCGCGGCGGCGACGTCGCCACCGGCCGCCGCGACGCTCCCCCGCGGCACCGAGCTGCTCGACGTGCGCACCGTCCCTCCGGTCGCGCAGGCGTCGTTCACGTTCGCGGGGACGCGGTTCACGACCGATCCGGCGACCGGGAACGCATGGTTGCTCGTCACCGACGGTGAAGGTCGCGCGCTCGCCGCCGATCGCGCGGGCCGTCTCGTGAGTACCGCTGCGGCCACGATCGTCCTCGGCCCCGGGCTCCGGGCGCGCTTCACGGGCTGGTCGGACGTCGCCCAGACCGCCGACGTCGTGACGCGCACCGCGATGTTCGAGGTCGAGACGTTCACGACGTTCCGGTTCGTCGACGCGCACGGTCGCGTGATCGAGCCGAGCGCG encodes:
- the tpiA gene encoding triose-phosphate isomerase; translation: MTSPGRRPLITGNWKMHHDHYVAIQVVQKLSYRLDESDYERTDVVVAPPFTDLRTLQTLIQADKLPIGLGAQDCHWEPQGAFTGEVSCPMLAKLDVSYVIVGHSERRQLFGETDEIVNKKVRAVLGAGMTPTLCCGETLDERQAGITEDKVRTQVLTGFDGVKAEQVAGSVVAYEPIWAIGTGHNATPDDANETIGAIRTAIRERFGGDVADAVRIQYGGSVKPGNIGELMARPEIDGALVGGASLDPDEFARIVRFWV
- the secG gene encoding preprotein translocase subunit SecG, translated to MINAILVVIQVIVSIALIVLILLHSGRGGGLSDMFGGSMGGSMAGSTVVERNLDRITVVMSVIFAFTTILLALRLK
- a CDS encoding peptide ABC transporter substrate-binding protein, whose translation is MRGSQRGSSRRWLAAVATVAVLAFVASACSGGGSKSKSSGTSTPSTTVPNGGTLTVGAEQEPRCTDWIDACSSQIWGSWILEAQTMPRAFDVVRKGGDWVYQPSNLLTGEPDVQTSPKQVVTYHIDPQARWSDGQPITSADFRYTWDQVAHGENIYDQTGYQNIASVDTPDPRTAVVTFARSYAAWKGLFGGLYGIFPSHLLQGTDRDAAMKNGYTWSGGPWRLESWQRGTSMTLVPNEQYWGPKPHLDRVVFQFLATTTSEFDAFKAGTVQALYPQPELDVVSAIQQGLAGASSKFTADTGNLEALWFNNASPPLDSLPVRQAIAYSLDRDQIVERLFGMLGVHHPMQTLDAPTLAPYTDTNAFAGYRLDLTKVDTLMTGAGWAKGADGVWAKAGKPISLQLLTNANNQRRSLTMQLVQDQLRRAGFASTLRTVSSNDLGSVVASGDFQVALYAQVLTQLDPADCSIFCSANIPTPANGNSGQNWQRVNIPDLDPLLQTVESSLDEAARQNAGKQAAKIEAANMIALPLDPLPNILLWSKRIVGPVDDNPIYSMFVNMNEWGIRP
- a CDS encoding ABC transporter substrate-binding protein; translated protein: MPPPRRRLTPALVVVLLTGALLTACSGGSSRDTAATKPLHGGVLRVGVVGLASLDPTRGENPASALAASLLFQPLVGLDPVTSNPVPGLARAWHANPTATVFTFDLRADARFHDGTPVTAADVKATIDRVRAPGSGSPFAGILAVVHDVAAPDAHTVVVTTTRPFAVLPAVFSQPGLGIEPRALAANPARLAASPIGSGPFRFVERNASTIVLRAVRTAPRSSPWLDEIDLVPFPTVAAAYAAYQARKLDVAPLTRAESEDADRRGERLVAGPYLAVSFYALNLRDPKLADVRFREAIVRALDARSLVRAGYGATAQVAGGLIPLGVPAGPTNACRGRCDYDPAESRRLLAAAFPDGKVPGIGIDFDDDPIQRAVATEVQQQLGAVGIPAVARPHAVADYSAFVVYGGVELFRLGWVADYPSSEAFLGPLFTAGSPTNVFGFRSTAFADALRAAEGEQDGRRRVADFARAEAAVLDQYVTAPVAQFETRMVVGPRVRGMRLDPYGAFDGGAVWLAPRPSKG
- a CDS encoding polysaccharide deacetylase family protein — translated: MRTRVAAGALAVASIVLVSACTSAGGRRASDRPPSRTTPHTVPVTRAPVTVASTTTTTLPPGPRAPVVSRVAVHAPVVFITIDDGYTRDPRVLALVKLLHLPITAFVIRGPALAGLAYWRALQAAGARIEDHTITHPHLQQLDLADQEHEICGPLDEFATWFGTRPTLFRPPYGDYDEATRYAAATCGIHAVVLWRATLSDGKLAAQGGRLQPGDIILMHWRPTLYDDLVHLLALLRAQHLGVGQLEGALAAAGD